The Solidesulfovibrio fructosivorans JJ] genome has a segment encoding these proteins:
- a CDS encoding HEAT repeat domain-containing protein: protein MVDCKELCQRLGGDDPDVLRDAAYEAGENACLEAVPYLAKLLCSHNLGVQEAADRALRKIGGKDVVAAVKPLLRSDDAPRRNASMDILRAVGDQDFPTLLELLHDADPDIRIFASDILGSTDTREAVAPLCEALLKDPEVNVRYQAAVSLGELAFHDAAECLGKALGDEEWVQFAVIEALAKIRDASSVGALVKALDKSSDLVASMIVDALGEIGNIKAVTMLLKRMDASPEVLRNKIVKAVVRILGGKALSLLSPAERERFRGYLLAALGDDEDDVQDAAVSGLGSVGGEAAAAAVIAHCARLDRDHHPERYEHAVGALREMGLTKALGEALRLGGDAKRQVALDVLTELPCPDCALLVMDAFAGLPAAVRPAAAKTLASIAGEEALPFFLGLLDDADEAVLLEAVAFLGAKMHYQPAGEPIFALLAHPSDAVKEAALEACVAIGGEYLDARFRELFQSEEPVERLMAVYALGKMGVRDHMDVIRGALSDEVPDIRKIALEALAEMCGHEEEGLPLIVAGLSDENRDVRLAVVELLGGCDSDKVYPSLEQALSDPDDWVRIRAVEAMGLRGEHQAVPRLLELASDQSKLVALKAVENLGEIGGPEALEALRGLTAGDDPELVAAAEAAVARLQDEQGGR, encoded by the coding sequence ATGGTGGACTGCAAGGAGCTTTGCCAACGGCTTGGCGGCGACGATCCGGACGTGCTCCGGGATGCGGCTTATGAGGCCGGCGAAAACGCCTGTCTCGAAGCGGTGCCGTATTTGGCCAAATTGCTGTGCTCGCACAATCTCGGCGTGCAGGAAGCGGCCGACCGGGCCCTGCGCAAGATCGGCGGCAAGGACGTGGTGGCGGCGGTCAAGCCGCTGTTGCGCTCCGACGACGCGCCCCGTCGCAACGCCTCCATGGACATCCTGCGGGCCGTGGGGGACCAGGATTTTCCCACGCTCCTGGAGCTGCTCCACGACGCCGACCCCGACATCCGTATTTTCGCTTCGGATATCCTGGGCTCCACGGATACCCGGGAGGCCGTGGCCCCGCTTTGCGAGGCGCTGCTCAAGGACCCCGAGGTCAACGTCCGCTACCAGGCCGCGGTGAGCCTCGGCGAGCTGGCCTTCCACGACGCGGCGGAGTGCCTGGGCAAGGCGCTCGGCGACGAGGAGTGGGTCCAGTTCGCGGTCATCGAGGCCCTGGCCAAGATCCGCGACGCCTCTTCGGTCGGGGCCCTGGTCAAGGCCCTGGACAAGAGTTCGGACCTGGTCGCCTCCATGATCGTCGACGCTTTGGGCGAAATCGGCAACATCAAGGCCGTGACCATGCTTTTAAAACGCATGGACGCCTCGCCGGAGGTCCTGCGCAACAAGATCGTCAAGGCCGTGGTGCGCATCCTCGGCGGCAAGGCGCTTTCGCTTTTGTCCCCGGCCGAGCGGGAACGCTTCCGGGGCTATCTGCTGGCCGCGCTCGGCGACGACGAGGATGACGTGCAGGACGCCGCGGTGTCCGGCCTGGGGTCCGTCGGCGGCGAGGCGGCGGCGGCGGCCGTCATCGCCCACTGCGCCCGGCTCGACCGGGACCATCATCCGGAGCGCTACGAGCATGCCGTGGGCGCGCTGCGCGAGATGGGACTGACCAAGGCCCTGGGGGAGGCGTTGCGCCTGGGCGGCGACGCCAAGCGGCAGGTGGCCCTGGACGTCCTGACCGAGCTGCCGTGCCCGGATTGCGCGCTTTTGGTCATGGACGCCTTTGCCGGGCTTCCCGCCGCGGTCCGTCCGGCGGCGGCCAAGACGCTGGCGTCCATTGCCGGCGAAGAGGCGCTGCCATTCTTTTTGGGCCTTCTGGACGACGCCGACGAGGCCGTGCTGCTCGAGGCCGTGGCGTTTCTCGGCGCGAAAATGCACTATCAGCCGGCCGGGGAACCCATTTTCGCGCTGCTGGCGCATCCCTCCGACGCGGTCAAGGAGGCGGCGCTCGAGGCCTGCGTGGCCATCGGCGGCGAGTATCTCGACGCCCGTTTCCGGGAACTTTTCCAAAGCGAGGAGCCCGTGGAGCGGCTTATGGCCGTCTATGCCCTGGGCAAGATGGGCGTGCGCGACCACATGGACGTGATCCGGGGCGCGCTTTCCGACGAGGTCCCCGACATCCGCAAGATCGCTCTCGAGGCCTTGGCCGAGATGTGCGGCCACGAAGAGGAAGGGCTGCCGCTCATCGTGGCCGGTCTTTCCGACGAGAACCGCGACGTGCGTCTGGCCGTGGTGGAGCTTCTCGGCGGCTGCGACAGCGACAAGGTCTATCCGTCCCTGGAGCAGGCGCTGTCCGACCCGGACGACTGGGTGCGCATCCGGGCCGTGGAGGCCATGGGGCTTCGCGGTGAGCACCAGGCCGTGCCCCGGCTCTTGGAACTGGCTTCGGACCAAAGCAAGCTGGTGGCCCTGAAGGCCGTGGAAAACTTGGGGGAAATTGGCGGCCCCGAAGCCTTGGAGGCGTTGCGCGGGCTGACCGCCGGCGACGACCCCGAACTGGTCGCCGCCGCCGAAGCGGCCGTCGCCAGGCTGCAGGACGAGCAAGGGGGGCGCTAG
- a CDS encoding protein-glutamate methylesterase/protein-glutamine glutaminase yields MIKVVVVDDSAFMRKAISTMLAKDPEIEVVATARDGEEGLEMIRRHQPDVVTMDIEMPRMDGLTALRHVMMEMPRPVLMVSSLTTEGAEATLKAMELGAVDFIPKQLSKVSLDIVKIEEELRAKVKTIARRRMSHLARGPLSGRARPGAAAPSTPGAPERAARPARPTGKQNRDLVAIGVSTGGPPAVQKVLSTLPQDFPAGILIAQHMPAAFTGPFAKRLDGVCRITVKEAEDGERLQHGVAYVAPGGKHLRIDQKVSRIDVRVVEEPREALYKPSASVLFDSVAGAVGRRGLGVVLTGMGSDGLDGMRLLKAKGGRALAQSDSTCVVYGMPKAIVDAGLADEIVDIDEMGEAILHNLYK; encoded by the coding sequence GTGATCAAGGTAGTCGTGGTCGACGATTCGGCCTTCATGCGCAAGGCCATAAGCACCATGCTGGCCAAGGACCCCGAAATCGAGGTCGTGGCCACGGCCCGCGACGGCGAGGAAGGGCTGGAGATGATCCGGCGCCACCAGCCGGACGTTGTGACGATGGACATCGAGATGCCGCGCATGGACGGGCTCACCGCCCTGCGGCACGTGATGATGGAAATGCCCCGGCCGGTGCTCATGGTGAGCTCCCTGACCACCGAGGGGGCCGAGGCGACGCTCAAGGCCATGGAACTCGGGGCTGTGGATTTCATCCCCAAACAGCTTTCCAAGGTGTCCCTCGACATCGTCAAGATCGAGGAAGAACTGCGGGCCAAGGTCAAGACCATCGCCCGGCGCCGCATGAGCCATCTGGCCCGGGGGCCGCTTTCGGGGCGGGCCCGCCCGGGGGCCGCCGCCCCGTCGACGCCCGGCGCCCCGGAGCGCGCGGCCCGGCCGGCCCGGCCCACGGGCAAGCAGAACCGCGATCTGGTGGCCATCGGCGTCTCCACCGGCGGGCCGCCGGCCGTGCAGAAAGTGCTTTCGACCCTGCCCCAGGATTTTCCGGCCGGCATTCTGATCGCCCAGCATATGCCGGCGGCGTTTACCGGCCCCTTTGCCAAGCGCCTGGACGGCGTCTGTCGCATTACGGTCAAGGAGGCCGAGGACGGCGAACGGTTGCAGCATGGCGTGGCCTATGTGGCTCCGGGAGGCAAGCATCTGCGCATCGACCAGAAGGTCAGCCGCATCGACGTGCGCGTGGTCGAGGAACCGCGCGAGGCCCTGTATAAACCCTCGGCCTCGGTGCTGTTCGACTCCGTGGCCGGGGCCGTGGGCCGGCGGGGACTCGGAGTGGTGCTGACGGGCATGGGCAGCGACGGCCTGGACGGCATGCGCTTGCTCAAGGCCAAGGGCGGTCGCGCCCTGGCCCAGTCCGACTCCACCTGTGTCGTCTACGGCATGCCCAAGGCCATCGTGGACGCGGGGCTGGCCGACGAGATAGTGGATATCGACGAGATGGGCGAGGCCATCCTCCACAACCTCTACAAATGA
- a CDS encoding DMT family transporter, translated as MGRNASFRADVLCLTTALIWGLAFVAQRIGMAHLGPMGFNGIRFALGAAVLAPLAMRSMRYPPPAPFLGDGDPGFPWIGGLLAGAVLFAGASLQQVGLLYTTAGKAGFITGLYVVLVPLLGFFLGQRPARGDVIGAVAAACGLYFLSVNEDLSLAPGDGLELIGAFFWAGHVLLIGWLSPRTRALPLAMTQYAVCSVLSLVCAFLYETVTWEGIVGAAWPILYGGLFSVGLAYTLQVIAQRDAKPTHAAILLSFETVFAAIGGALMLDERLGGRGLFGCALMFTGMLVSQLWPKAKGQRAA; from the coding sequence ATGGGTCGAAACGCATCGTTCCGAGCGGATGTTTTGTGCCTGACTACGGCGCTTATCTGGGGCCTTGCCTTTGTGGCGCAGCGGATCGGCATGGCGCATTTGGGGCCGATGGGGTTTAACGGCATCCGGTTCGCGCTGGGCGCGGCGGTGCTGGCTCCCTTGGCGATGCGTTCGATGCGCTACCCGCCGCCCGCGCCGTTTCTGGGCGATGGTGATCCGGGGTTTCCCTGGATCGGGGGGCTTCTTGCCGGGGCGGTGCTTTTTGCGGGCGCTTCGTTGCAGCAGGTGGGGCTTTTGTACACCACGGCCGGCAAGGCGGGGTTCATCACCGGCTTGTATGTGGTGTTGGTGCCGCTGCTGGGATTTTTTCTGGGCCAGCGTCCGGCCCGGGGCGATGTGATCGGGGCGGTGGCGGCGGCCTGCGGGCTTTATTTTTTGTCGGTGAATGAGGACCTCAGCCTGGCTCCGGGGGATGGGCTGGAGCTTATCGGCGCGTTTTTCTGGGCCGGGCATGTGCTGCTGATCGGCTGGCTATCGCCGCGTACCCGGGCCTTGCCGTTGGCTATGACCCAGTACGCGGTCTGCTCGGTGTTGAGCCTTGTTTGCGCGTTCCTCTATGAAACCGTGACCTGGGAGGGGATCGTGGGCGCGGCCTGGCCGATACTATACGGCGGCCTGTTTTCCGTGGGGCTTGCCTATACGTTGCAGGTCATCGCCCAGCGCGACGCCAAGCCCACCCATGCCGCCATTCTGCTCAGCTTCGAGACGGTGTTCGCGGCCATTGGCGGGGCGCTGATGCTGGACGAACGGCTTGGAGGGCGCGGTCTTTTCGGCTGTGCGCTCATGTTTACCGGCATGCTGGTGTCCCAGCTCTGGCCCAAGGCCAAGGGACAGCGGGCGGCGTAG
- a CDS encoding LysM peptidoglycan-binding domain-containing protein: MPRLSRLVFPLLCLSLLATVRPAEVGAYTVKAGDTPVSIAKKHGVSVQDLLKANKGLDPRKMRVGESLTIPGGSSGKADKKHSEKEPKKEKAGKKAEGSSEKERAALARDKVKESKSQAKSGSYKVKKGDTLGAIAAKYDVSVDELLKANKSLHPKKMRIGQELVVPGAAPAKAEPAEKPARKAEKSRESHATTSTYTAHKRDTVHTVARKFHISVKELYRLNPGLGKKLHSGQKLNVPSKAVEPEAAPARTPAPEQAPAAVSEPERPASAPRTPEAAAPTEPAKPAKTAEPEAAPAKTGLQTSDAEAAFEKGIEFGKQNKFQQAVDSFNKAIKLNPNRADFYASRGHAHYYMKQYAKAIDDYTKAIEKNPNFALAYSMRGLSRTRSGQYQQAITDFNKAIGFGPNEADYYKGRGFTYLHLKQYGPMCEDYKKACTLGDCELLDSAKKEKLCQ; this comes from the coding sequence ATGCCTCGATTGTCTCGCCTCGTATTTCCCCTGTTATGCCTCAGCCTGCTCGCAACCGTCCGCCCGGCCGAAGTCGGGGCCTATACCGTCAAAGCCGGCGACACGCCGGTGTCCATCGCCAAAAAGCACGGCGTTTCCGTCCAGGACCTGCTCAAGGCCAACAAAGGGCTCGATCCAAGAAAAATGCGGGTGGGCGAATCGCTGACGATCCCCGGGGGCTCTTCGGGCAAAGCCGATAAGAAGCATTCGGAAAAGGAACCCAAAAAGGAAAAGGCCGGCAAAAAGGCCGAAGGCTCCTCCGAAAAGGAGCGCGCCGCCCTGGCCCGGGACAAAGTCAAGGAAAGCAAGTCCCAGGCGAAATCTGGCAGCTACAAGGTCAAAAAGGGCGACACCCTCGGCGCCATCGCCGCCAAGTACGACGTCAGCGTGGATGAGCTGCTCAAGGCCAACAAATCCCTGCATCCCAAAAAGATGCGCATCGGCCAGGAACTCGTCGTCCCCGGAGCCGCGCCGGCCAAGGCCGAACCCGCCGAGAAGCCCGCGCGCAAGGCCGAAAAATCCCGCGAATCCCACGCAACGACCAGCACCTACACCGCCCACAAGCGCGACACCGTGCACACGGTGGCCCGCAAATTCCATATCAGCGTCAAGGAACTCTACCGGCTCAACCCCGGCCTCGGCAAAAAGCTGCATTCCGGCCAGAAGCTCAACGTGCCCAGCAAGGCCGTCGAGCCCGAAGCCGCGCCGGCCCGCACTCCCGCCCCCGAGCAAGCGCCCGCGGCTGTGAGCGAACCGGAACGCCCGGCCTCGGCTCCCAGGACACCCGAAGCCGCCGCCCCGACGGAACCGGCCAAGCCGGCCAAAACGGCCGAGCCCGAAGCCGCGCCGGCCAAAACCGGCCTGCAGACGTCCGACGCCGAAGCCGCCTTTGAAAAGGGCATCGAGTTCGGGAAGCAAAACAAGTTCCAGCAGGCCGTGGACAGCTTCAACAAGGCCATCAAGCTCAACCCCAACCGTGCGGACTTCTACGCCAGCCGGGGCCATGCCCACTACTACATGAAGCAGTACGCCAAGGCCATCGACGACTACACCAAGGCCATCGAGAAGAACCCCAACTTCGCCCTGGCCTACTCCATGCGGGGCCTCAGCCGCACCCGCTCCGGCCAGTACCAGCAGGCCATCACCGACTTCAACAAGGCCATCGGCTTCGGTCCCAACGAGGCGGACTACTACAAGGGACGCGGGTTCACCTACCTGCACCTCAAGCAGTACGGCCCCATGTGCGAGGACTACAAGAAAGCCTGCACCCTGGGCGATTGCGAACTGCTCGACAGCGCCAAGAAAGAAAAGCTGTGCCAATAG
- the jag gene encoding RNA-binding cell elongation regulator Jag/EloR yields MSEFRTFSGKTVDEAMQEACRHFGEPREKLEVEILSGGSSGIFGLVGKKKAEVRARLREEVNLLQGMEDSRKRDGAPKSERNSRSRKPPRQPAPEKQKPEPVAAEPVAPRQEAAPAPVAEPVAPPVAEPDPVDDLPDDAMMEMDEECATESPRRESRGNREERRPAAPETPPQPITPELEAIVREVMDQMLDGILGQIPEYEISGHSERVSVLILDEENSGLLIGREGQTLSSIQYLVNRIVIRRHGSPIKVQINTGEYRERQDDNLRKMAIFLADKAKTLGRPQSTKPLSSYHRRVVHLALQEDEAISTRSKGDGPLKRVLIVPRGRGNDAQPQQQGDQQRS; encoded by the coding sequence ATGAGCGAATTCAGAACCTTCAGCGGTAAGACCGTCGATGAGGCCATGCAGGAGGCATGTCGCCATTTCGGCGAGCCCCGTGAAAAGTTGGAAGTGGAGATCCTCTCCGGCGGCTCCTCCGGCATTTTCGGCCTCGTCGGCAAGAAAAAGGCCGAGGTCCGGGCCCGCCTGCGCGAGGAAGTCAACCTGTTGCAAGGCATGGAGGACTCCCGCAAGCGCGACGGCGCGCCCAAGTCCGAAAGAAATAGCCGTTCGCGCAAGCCCCCGCGCCAGCCCGCGCCGGAAAAGCAAAAGCCCGAACCGGTCGCGGCCGAACCCGTCGCCCCGCGCCAGGAAGCCGCTCCGGCCCCGGTCGCGGAACCCGTCGCGCCTCCGGTCGCGGAACCGGATCCGGTCGACGATCTTCCGGACGACGCCATGATGGAAATGGATGAGGAGTGCGCAACGGAAAGTCCCCGGCGCGAATCCCGCGGCAACCGCGAGGAACGCCGGCCGGCCGCTCCGGAGACGCCGCCCCAGCCCATTACCCCTGAACTCGAAGCCATCGTGCGCGAAGTCATGGACCAGATGCTCGACGGCATCCTCGGCCAGATTCCCGAATACGAGATCTCCGGCCACAGCGAACGCGTGTCCGTGCTCATCCTCGACGAGGAGAATTCCGGCCTGCTCATCGGCCGCGAAGGGCAGACCCTTTCCTCCATCCAATACCTCGTCAACCGCATCGTCATCCGTCGTCACGGCAGCCCCATCAAGGTCCAGATCAATACCGGCGAATACCGTGAGCGCCAGGACGACAACCTGCGCAAGATGGCCATTTTCCTCGCCGACAAGGCCAAGACCCTGGGGCGGCCCCAATCCACCAAGCCCCTGTCTTCCTACCACCGACGGGTCGTGCATCTGGCCCTTCAGGAGGACGAGGCCATCTCCACGCGCTCCAAAGGCGACGGGCCGCTCAAACGCGTGCTCATCGTGCCGCGCGGCCGCGGCAACGACGCCCAGCCGCAACAGCAGGGGGACCAGCAGCGATCGTAG
- a CDS encoding heavy metal translocating P-type ATPase: protein MDSTAKKPVSLVLPVAGMHCAACSARIERVVSAMPGVDAATVNLADASMQLRYDPEAVNLDAIGERVAGLGFTLGPPPSDNATFELAITGMHCAACSSRIERVIRRLPGVVAADVNLAGETGTFTIDPAALSRRQLRQAIADLGFGSQPLSASENRFAARQEAAKAELAQKRRELVPVFILAALLLTISMGHMLGLPLPAFLHPETAPATFALLQLALTAPIVWLGRRFYLDGIPAGLRGGPNMDTLVAVGTGAALLYSIANLALILAGSDPVARARDLYFESAGVLLAMISLGKYLEASAKFKTSGAIAALMRLTPDTATLVRDGKEETVPVDEVEPGDRLLVRPGERVPVDGDVAEGDSRVDESMLTGEPLPVAKKIGDAVTGGTQNTTGALVVTATRVGQDTTLARIVDLVRQAQGSKAPIANLADTVSFYFVPTVMATALVAGLGWYFLGHAGFSFSLRIFVAVMVIACPCAMGLAVPTSIMVGTGRGARLGILVKSGAALQTAGDLKAVVFDKTGTLTHGKPELTDIVPAAQNDPDRLLTLAAAAEARSEHPLAKAIAAAATAKGVALPAPERFEAAPGKGVAAAIDGSAVLVGTAAYLAEQDVPDDPAADEAEARLADAGKTAIRVAIDGRSAGVLAVADTPRPEAAAVVKALGRKGVAVVMLTGDDERTAKAVANTLGIKEVIARVLPDRKAAEIQKLMSSGRKTAMVGDGINDAPALAAADLGMAMGSGIDVAVESCDVVLMRNDLRGVTAALELSRAVIANIKQNLFWAFAFNTIGIPVAAGVLHIFGGPTLNPMIAGTAMALSSFTVVTNALRLRFFTPRKVA from the coding sequence ATGGATAGCACAGCCAAAAAACCCGTCTCCCTCGTGCTCCCCGTGGCCGGCATGCACTGCGCCGCCTGCTCCGCCCGCATCGAACGCGTGGTCTCCGCCATGCCGGGCGTCGACGCGGCGACCGTCAACCTGGCCGACGCCTCCATGCAGCTGCGCTACGACCCCGAGGCCGTAAACCTCGACGCCATCGGCGAGCGGGTGGCCGGCCTGGGATTCACTCTTGGCCCGCCCCCGTCCGACAATGCCACATTCGAGCTGGCGATCACGGGCATGCACTGCGCCGCCTGCTCGTCGCGCATCGAGCGCGTGATCCGAAGGCTGCCCGGGGTCGTCGCCGCCGACGTCAACCTGGCCGGCGAAACCGGCACCTTCACCATCGACCCGGCCGCGCTGTCGCGCCGCCAGCTGCGCCAGGCCATCGCCGACCTCGGCTTCGGCTCCCAGCCCCTAAGCGCCTCGGAAAACCGCTTCGCCGCCCGCCAGGAAGCGGCCAAGGCCGAGTTGGCCCAGAAAAGACGCGAACTCGTCCCGGTCTTTATCCTGGCCGCCCTGCTCCTGACCATCTCCATGGGCCATATGCTGGGCCTGCCCCTGCCCGCCTTTTTGCACCCCGAAACCGCGCCCGCCACCTTCGCCCTTCTCCAGCTCGCCCTGACCGCGCCCATCGTCTGGCTCGGCCGGCGGTTCTACCTCGACGGCATCCCGGCCGGACTGCGCGGCGGCCCCAACATGGACACGCTGGTGGCCGTGGGCACCGGCGCGGCCCTGCTCTACAGCATCGCCAACCTCGCTCTGATCCTGGCCGGCTCCGACCCCGTGGCCCGGGCCAGGGACCTCTATTTCGAATCCGCCGGCGTGCTTTTGGCCATGATCAGCCTCGGCAAGTACCTCGAAGCCTCGGCCAAGTTCAAAACCTCGGGGGCCATCGCCGCGCTCATGCGCCTGACCCCGGACACGGCGACGCTCGTGCGCGACGGCAAGGAGGAGACCGTGCCCGTCGACGAGGTGGAACCCGGCGACAGGCTGCTCGTGCGCCCCGGCGAACGCGTGCCCGTGGACGGCGACGTGGCCGAGGGCGACTCCCGCGTGGACGAGTCCATGCTGACCGGCGAACCCCTGCCCGTGGCCAAAAAAATCGGCGACGCAGTCACCGGCGGCACCCAGAACACCACCGGGGCCCTGGTCGTGACCGCCACCCGCGTCGGCCAGGACACGACGCTGGCCCGCATCGTGGACCTCGTGCGCCAAGCCCAGGGCTCCAAAGCCCCCATCGCCAACCTGGCCGACACCGTAAGCTTCTATTTCGTCCCCACCGTCATGGCCACGGCCCTGGTCGCCGGCCTGGGCTGGTACTTCCTCGGCCACGCCGGCTTCTCCTTTTCCCTGCGCATCTTCGTGGCCGTCATGGTCATCGCCTGCCCGTGCGCCATGGGCCTGGCCGTGCCCACCTCCATCATGGTCGGCACCGGGCGCGGCGCGCGCCTCGGCATCCTCGTCAAATCCGGCGCCGCCCTCCAGACCGCCGGAGACCTCAAAGCCGTGGTCTTCGACAAAACCGGAACGCTCACCCACGGCAAGCCCGAACTGACCGACATCGTCCCGGCCGCGCAAAACGACCCCGATCGCCTGCTTACCCTGGCCGCCGCCGCCGAAGCCCGCTCGGAACACCCGCTGGCCAAAGCCATCGCCGCCGCCGCGACCGCCAAAGGCGTCGCCCTGCCAGCGCCCGAACGCTTCGAAGCCGCCCCGGGCAAGGGCGTGGCCGCAGCCATCGACGGCAGCGCCGTGCTGGTCGGCACCGCCGCTTACCTCGCCGAACAGGACGTCCCCGACGACCCGGCCGCCGACGAGGCCGAAGCGCGCCTGGCCGACGCCGGCAAGACCGCCATCCGCGTCGCCATCGACGGCCGCTCGGCCGGCGTCCTGGCCGTGGCCGACACGCCCCGCCCCGAAGCCGCCGCCGTGGTCAAGGCCCTTGGCCGCAAGGGCGTGGCCGTGGTCATGCTCACCGGCGACGACGAACGCACCGCCAAAGCAGTGGCCAACACCCTCGGCATCAAGGAAGTCATCGCCCGGGTGCTGCCCGACCGCAAAGCCGCCGAGATCCAAAAACTCATGAGCTCGGGCCGCAAAACCGCCATGGTCGGCGACGGCATCAACGACGCCCCGGCCCTGGCCGCCGCCGACCTCGGCATGGCCATGGGCTCGGGCATCGACGTGGCCGTGGAATCCTGCGACGTCGTGCTCATGCGCAACGACCTGCGCGGCGTCACCGCCGCCCTGGAACTTTCCCGGGCCGTCATCGCCAACATCAAACAAAACCTCTTCTGGGCCTTCGCCTTCAATACCATCGGCATCCCCGTCGCCGCCGGCGTGCTCCATATCTTCGGCGGCCCCACCCTCAACCCCATGATCGCCGGCACCGCCATGGCGCTCAGCTCCTTTACGGTGGTCACCAACGCCCTGCGGCTGCGCTTTTTCACGCCGAGGAAAGTCGCTTAA
- a CDS encoding CheR family methyltransferase, translating to MTSLFSKTISLRKDLKITDAEFSQLRDFIYAQAGIYVADNRKYLVENRLASRLKELNLKSFSEYHAYLQYDAGRRQELNRLFEVITTNETSFYRNPPQLKVFQDMVLKDVLDKQRKLKQKRLRIWSAGCSTGEEPYTIAIILFEVLRTEIASWDIRITANDLSEAVLAQAREGVYTEYSLRTTPKEIVSRYFNPDGTNFKLRPEVKRLVSFGQINLSDRMMLKRVERSHIVFCRNVIIYFDDEMKKNVIAAFYDNLLPGGQLLIGHSESLHNISRAFRPKHYPGAIIYGKEE from the coding sequence ATGACCTCGCTTTTTTCCAAGACGATATCCCTGCGGAAGGATCTGAAGATCACCGACGCGGAGTTCTCCCAACTGCGGGATTTCATCTACGCCCAGGCGGGCATCTATGTGGCCGACAACCGCAAGTATCTCGTGGAAAACCGGCTCGCCTCGAGACTCAAGGAACTCAATCTCAAAAGCTTCTCGGAGTACCACGCCTATTTGCAGTATGACGCGGGCCGCCGCCAGGAGCTCAATCGTCTTTTCGAGGTCATCACCACCAACGAGACGAGTTTTTACCGCAATCCGCCCCAGCTGAAGGTCTTCCAGGACATGGTGCTCAAAGACGTCCTGGACAAGCAGCGCAAGCTCAAGCAGAAGCGGTTGCGCATCTGGTCGGCCGGCTGCTCCACCGGCGAGGAGCCCTACACCATCGCCATCATTCTCTTCGAGGTGCTGCGCACGGAAATCGCCTCCTGGGACATCCGCATCACGGCCAACGACCTGTCCGAGGCCGTGCTGGCCCAGGCGCGGGAAGGCGTCTATACCGAGTACAGCCTGCGCACCACGCCCAAGGAGATCGTCTCGCGCTATTTCAACCCGGACGGGACCAATTTCAAACTGCGGCCCGAAGTCAAACGTCTGGTCAGCTTCGGCCAGATCAACCTGAGCGACCGGATGATGCTCAAGCGCGTGGAGCGTTCCCACATCGTATTTTGCCGCAACGTCATTATCTATTTCGACGATGAAATGAAGAAAAACGTCATCGCGGCCTTTTACGACAATCTGCTCCCCGGCGGCCAGCTGCTCATCGGGCACTCGGAATCCCTGCACAACATTTCCCGGGCCTTTCGTCCCAAGCACTATCCCGGGGCCATTATTTACGGCAAGGAGGAGTAA
- a CDS encoding glycosyltransferase family 2 protein — MNKKRYGLSVISYTYEDHGLAADLVASIDSWDFRPREIIVVDDGSSEPFSPPASDPALRVLRLTPNQGPGQAKIAGLSAASGRFLLSVDADIRLPPDWVTRALPLASRPEVGLVSAPILTEAGDGLLAAYQKLRFSHMVGFVGEPDVIPAGLWLLRRETWQRHGFAEYRERLHEDVYFSHKLRGKGLTLRILPDAPVRQVRRLSRLTMTRRGWTWQGGQYLDAASRNLIDAVNAFLFAMRRRMRAHHQADPRFIFYDYLYCAYGFVALLRQAAFPEPVVRALAARLAADLPNEALRQIFAADLADLGCPPQPAGPHPLIAAIRQGLCSILPEGSDAAMLQALPHLIEEDSRHDWHFSFYDASV, encoded by the coding sequence ATGAACAAAAAACGTTACGGCCTGTCCGTCATCAGCTATACCTATGAGGACCATGGGCTTGCCGCCGATCTTGTCGCTTCCATCGATTCCTGGGATTTCCGGCCCCGGGAAATCATCGTGGTCGACGACGGCTCCAGCGAGCCCTTTTCCCCGCCGGCATCCGATCCTGCCTTACGCGTGCTCCGGTTGACGCCCAACCAGGGACCGGGGCAAGCTAAAATCGCCGGACTTTCCGCCGCGTCCGGGCGCTTTCTCTTGTCCGTGGACGCGGATATCCGCCTGCCGCCCGATTGGGTGACGCGGGCCCTGCCCCTGGCCTCCCGGCCCGAAGTCGGACTCGTGTCCGCGCCCATCCTGACCGAGGCCGGCGACGGACTCCTTGCCGCCTACCAGAAATTGCGCTTCAGCCATATGGTCGGTTTCGTCGGCGAACCGGACGTGATCCCGGCCGGACTGTGGCTTCTGCGGCGCGAAACCTGGCAACGCCACGGGTTTGCCGAGTACCGCGAACGCCTGCATGAAGACGTCTACTTCAGCCATAAGCTCCGAGGCAAGGGCCTGACTCTGCGCATCCTGCCCGACGCGCCTGTCCGGCAGGTCCGCCGCTTGTCGCGCCTGACCATGACCCGCCGGGGTTGGACCTGGCAGGGCGGCCAGTATCTCGACGCCGCTTCCCGAAACCTCATCGACGCCGTGAACGCCTTCCTGTTCGCCATGCGCCGCCGCATGCGCGCGCACCACCAAGCCGACCCGCGCTTCATCTTCTACGATTATCTCTACTGCGCCTACGGCTTCGTCGCGCTCCTGCGCCAGGCCGCCTTCCCCGAACCCGTGGTCCGCGCCCTGGCCGCCCGGCTGGCGGCCGATCTCCCAAACGAGGCCCTGCGCCAAATTTTCGCCGCCGACCTCGCCGACCTGGGCTGCCCGCCCCAACCCGCCGGCCCACACCCGCTCATCGCCGCCATCCGCCAAGGCCTGTGCTCCATCCTGCCCGAAGGAAGCGACGCGGCCATGCTCCAGGCCCTGCCGCACCTCATCGAGGAAGACAGCCGCCACGATTGGCACTTCTCGTTCTACGACGCATCGGTGTAG